The following are from one region of the Rhizobium etli 8C-3 genome:
- a CDS encoding HAMP domain-containing methyl-accepting chemotaxis protein produces the protein MPKSIRLALSLIFVLLSLLAAGQGIVSIVKLLSIRSNISEVASNWLPSIDVINRINTITGDYRILQFRLVTNSSDSTSLAHNITTFRQKMEDLANARGEYEPMVTSGEERQAYDAFSALWTQYQEDGERIVKLMQAGKKDEAFALLTSDATTKLYNDSGALLDQDVAVNKRGGVAAVGNTMGAVSSTVLVTILAMALATTTGIIALLYCIRKITDPISRLTTTMGVLADGNLDTEVPFAMRADEIGKMSRAVEVFKQNSIKARDLNAQEAALQAKSADLQSSIAEVVSAAVAGDFTHRITKKYGDAALDRFAGSVNELVTSVDRGIAETRRVISALADGDLTENMCGEFQGAFGELKSNVNATMAALRSVLGEVRSAVDTINGGAGEMRIASGDLSKRTEQQAAALEETSSALEEITVAVKSSTERATEASHMVDEARRSTEQSSAVVKDAVAAMGRIEQASDEIGQIINVIDEIAFQTNLLALNAGVEAARAGDAGKGFAVVAQEVRELAQRSATAAKDIKALINRSGDEVKTGVRLVTATGDALGLIRGHVIKVNEHVHTISTAAREQSTGLAEVSTAVNQMDQTTQQNAAMVEESTAATNRLADEASNLARLIARFRLDGSTFVRRVAHQNGKPAASPARALSQKLAGAFGGRTTAAVATKEWEEF, from the coding sequence ATGCCCAAGTCCATTAGACTCGCTTTATCTTTGATATTTGTTCTGCTCTCTCTTCTCGCGGCGGGCCAGGGCATCGTGAGTATCGTCAAGCTGCTGTCCATTAGGAGCAATATATCCGAAGTTGCCAGCAACTGGCTGCCATCGATCGATGTGATAAATCGGATCAATACGATCACCGGGGACTACCGCATCCTGCAGTTCAGGCTGGTGACAAACTCATCAGATTCGACGAGCCTTGCGCATAATATCACCACCTTCCGCCAGAAGATGGAGGATCTCGCGAATGCCCGTGGTGAATATGAGCCGATGGTGACATCCGGCGAGGAGCGTCAGGCCTATGACGCGTTCTCCGCTTTGTGGACGCAATATCAGGAGGATGGCGAGCGGATTGTTAAACTAATGCAGGCAGGCAAGAAGGATGAAGCATTTGCTCTTCTAACGAGTGACGCCACGACGAAACTGTATAATGATAGCGGAGCGCTCCTTGACCAGGATGTCGCAGTTAACAAGCGTGGTGGAGTCGCGGCCGTCGGAAACACGATGGGCGCCGTTTCATCGACGGTTTTGGTCACCATTCTTGCCATGGCGCTGGCAACTACGACGGGCATTATAGCCCTGCTTTACTGCATCCGGAAGATTACCGATCCGATCTCGCGGTTGACTACCACGATGGGCGTACTGGCAGATGGTAATCTCGACACTGAGGTTCCTTTCGCAATGCGCGCCGACGAAATCGGCAAGATGTCGAGAGCCGTTGAGGTATTCAAGCAAAACAGCATCAAGGCCCGCGATCTGAACGCGCAGGAGGCCGCGTTGCAGGCCAAGAGCGCCGACTTGCAGTCGAGCATTGCCGAGGTGGTGTCAGCCGCCGTAGCCGGTGACTTCACCCATCGCATCACCAAGAAATACGGCGATGCGGCTCTCGACCGTTTTGCAGGAAGCGTCAATGAGCTGGTCACCTCTGTTGACCGGGGCATCGCCGAAACTCGCCGAGTTATCTCAGCGCTTGCCGATGGGGATCTGACGGAAAACATGTGCGGCGAGTTTCAGGGAGCCTTTGGTGAACTGAAGAGTAATGTCAACGCCACCATGGCAGCCCTTCGATCCGTATTAGGCGAGGTTCGCTCCGCCGTCGACACGATCAACGGCGGAGCCGGCGAGATGCGCATCGCCTCAGGCGACCTTTCAAAGCGCACGGAACAGCAAGCCGCGGCCCTGGAGGAGACCTCTTCGGCGCTTGAGGAAATCACGGTGGCGGTAAAAAGCTCGACAGAAAGAGCCACGGAAGCCAGCCATATGGTCGATGAGGCACGCAGAAGCACCGAGCAGTCGAGCGCGGTTGTCAAAGACGCGGTCGCCGCCATGGGCCGCATCGAGCAGGCCTCGGATGAAATCGGCCAGATCATTAACGTCATTGACGAGATCGCCTTCCAGACCAATCTTTTGGCCCTTAACGCCGGCGTCGAGGCGGCGCGTGCGGGTGACGCTGGAAAGGGTTTCGCCGTTGTGGCTCAGGAGGTGCGTGAACTGGCACAGCGCTCCGCCACTGCCGCCAAGGATATCAAGGCGCTGATCAACCGGTCCGGCGACGAGGTCAAAACTGGGGTCAGGCTGGTAACGGCCACAGGCGATGCCCTTGGTCTAATCCGAGGCCACGTGATCAAGGTGAACGAGCACGTTCATACGATCTCGACGGCGGCACGAGAGCAATCGACCGGGCTGGCGGAAGTCAGCACTGCGGTCAACCAGATGGATCAGACGACCCAGCAGAATGCGGCGATGGTGGAAGAATCGACGGCGGCCACCAACCGGTTGGCGGATGAGGCTTCCAATCTGGCGCGGCTTATTGCGCGCTTCAGGCTCGACGGTTCGACTTTTGTACGGCGTGTTGCCCACCAGAACGGTAAGCCGGCCGCCTCGCCAGCGCGTGCCCTCTCCCAGAAGCTTGCCGGCGCCTTCGGCGGACGTACTACAGCCGCTGTCGCGACTAAGGAATGGGAAGAGTTTTAA
- a CDS encoding AraC family transcriptional regulator, which produces MTESLFSKPDEGTLVKDNFIEGSDPERLLPLISSPLASSDLAQHDSRSLNSRCSRISLDGFGVADAHHEGAFSVMIDSPVDVVTVFLPASGNAVFHWSGQQVESPHVANAPLNARQDGIRSQLSLTIDTQSLRDKLSRMLDRTISGNLQIQPTLDLASSAGTLMRELALSAHRGLSAGGALRQCPSAYSSLLDAIEYLLIESCMHRYTDELRRPSPSPTPRHVKRAMEFMEEHMAQPISLNDIAAAAKVSVRTLQHGFRQFRNTSPTMHLRDLRMCAARQELLQNGAKISVSEIALKWGFTHLGRFAAEYKRRYGELPSKTVHMMASPPES; this is translated from the coding sequence ATGACCGAAAGTTTGTTCAGCAAGCCCGATGAAGGGACCTTAGTGAAAGACAACTTTATCGAGGGCTCCGATCCCGAACGTCTTTTGCCTTTGATATCATCGCCCCTGGCGTCCTCTGACCTTGCTCAACACGACAGTAGATCGCTTAACTCTCGCTGCAGTCGAATTTCCCTTGATGGTTTTGGCGTTGCGGATGCCCATCATGAAGGGGCGTTCTCGGTCATGATAGATTCCCCAGTTGACGTCGTAACGGTCTTCCTGCCGGCGTCCGGGAATGCAGTCTTTCATTGGTCTGGGCAACAGGTAGAGTCGCCGCATGTTGCAAATGCTCCGCTGAATGCCCGACAAGATGGCATAAGATCTCAACTGTCATTGACGATCGATACGCAATCCTTGCGTGACAAGCTTTCTCGCATGCTCGATCGGACGATCAGCGGAAATCTGCAAATTCAGCCGACCCTTGATCTTGCATCGAGCGCGGGAACGCTCATGCGAGAACTAGCCCTGTCTGCCCATCGCGGCCTCAGTGCCGGGGGGGCTCTGCGACAATGCCCGTCGGCCTATAGCTCGCTCCTCGACGCGATAGAGTACCTTTTGATCGAAAGCTGTATGCATCGCTATACCGATGAACTTCGTCGTCCGTCTCCGTCTCCCACGCCTCGCCACGTGAAACGGGCAATGGAGTTTATGGAAGAGCATATGGCTCAACCCATTTCCCTTAACGATATCGCCGCTGCGGCCAAGGTCAGCGTGCGGACTTTGCAGCACGGCTTCCGACAATTTCGTAATACCAGCCCCACAATGCACCTCCGAGACTTGCGTATGTGCGCAGCTCGACAGGAACTGCTGCAAAACGGCGCTAAAATCAGCGTTTCGGAAATAGCGCTTAAGTGGGGCTTCACACACCTCGGCCGTTTTGCTGCAGAGTACAAGAGACGTTACGGCGAACTGCCATCTAAAACAGTGCATATGATGGCCTCTCCGCCCGAAAGCTGA
- a CDS encoding SDR family oxidoreductase encodes MIQASLTHKACHTPSTEVLVERDSDANISPGEKVCVLIGASNPVGLCLARSFIEKGYRVAVGDANPADFASLAEGQGNNFLPVKVNPNRDVYVNSMADQVYLRWRRVDVLVNIVFRRNETTQTVTGSLSSANLGLDAVSNLIRVTGAFSSRLQGAELAVVDVAWFEETTSLEAEAVLQAALRTTTSAIARQYFGSGLRINAVHASDVNSTSSSENDVLRTVIHAVQFLANSELSGKLTGNVLEIDPRCR; translated from the coding sequence GTGATACAAGCGTCTCTGACTCACAAGGCGTGTCATACTCCATCGACCGAGGTACTGGTTGAACGTGACAGTGACGCCAACATTTCTCCTGGGGAAAAAGTCTGTGTCTTGATAGGCGCGTCAAATCCTGTTGGTCTTTGTTTGGCGCGCTCATTTATAGAAAAAGGCTATCGGGTCGCCGTAGGCGACGCCAATCCCGCCGACTTCGCCTCCCTGGCTGAAGGCCAGGGAAACAATTTTTTACCGGTCAAAGTCAACCCGAACAGAGACGTTTACGTCAACTCAATGGCTGACCAGGTGTATTTGCGCTGGAGACGGGTCGACGTTCTGGTGAACATAGTTTTCCGCAGAAATGAAACAACCCAAACTGTAACGGGATCGCTATCCAGCGCGAATCTGGGGCTTGATGCCGTATCCAATCTAATCAGAGTTACAGGTGCCTTTAGCTCTCGACTTCAGGGCGCGGAGCTTGCCGTAGTGGACGTCGCATGGTTCGAAGAGACGACCTCGCTGGAAGCAGAAGCCGTCCTTCAAGCGGCGTTGCGCACTACTACCTCCGCAATTGCTAGGCAATATTTCGGTTCCGGGCTGAGGATAAATGCTGTACACGCCAGCGATGTGAACTCTACGTCTTCAAGCGAAAATGACGTGCTTCGAACAGTGATCCACGCCGTGCAATTCCTGGCGAATTCGGAACTGTCCGGAAAGCTGACAGGGAACGTGCTGGAGATCGATCCTCGGTGCAGATAG
- a CDS encoding methyl-accepting chemotaxis protein, producing the protein MFVDRLLSTFTIRAKVLLVLVPLILILAAVGGVGLKATGLLQSRLRLSNEVLQTLSGFRSVAESMNRFLAQSSTEYRDEALTSLNGQSATMQSLQEAAAGSGSETGALENSVSAMSVISGSIGRMWSLHNDEESVRSDIVSNLSKIKEVGGALKLAAVDVRSQVRNQENSGKTMLREATRSLDTASVMQHMAEDLVSLPDGAKQPPTVAQQGLVIKKSLKTVKRVVSTADEQAVTKIERTIAKLIANPEFVDPSTRLAGSDLQSFATNLRVDAIQHMIEGTNAIRALDKALTDSEMLVATATTIGQDADSIEIEINNLFRTANAENQQRLVEQLTKLARDTVAVGGVASSISGFDKMQEDLFAQVDSIQENTEKLVKIAEARQAQYSEADKTGQEIWKNLVTFAATQENDARNESNLARLLSTIATVSGVLVALAAGAGLMATLRAPIERIAKRMQELAKGDLRSQIVGRDRRDEIGEMARALEVFRENAVSKMDIETRTEADRKTVEQERMDRERERAQMEEEVATAVTILGEALSRLARGDISQEIDRQFHPNLEPLRRDFNHSLSILRETVSHIDENTNQIQWGTSELFKASDDLSRRTELQAASLEEAAAAVEQVTVTVRKSSENAYETQAFVSVVKEHAEGAATIVTDAINAMGRIEDASHKIGQIIGLIDTIAFQTNLLALNAGVEAARAGDAGKGFAVVAQEVRELAQKSSAAAREIRHLISESSSEVAIGSDYVGKAGEALHNITASILKISDRIDQIVNSSREQAASLAEINNNVNVLDQGTQQNAAMAEQTNAAAKTLSDQTNELSERLASFKLTEDKSTRRVRLVA; encoded by the coding sequence ATGTTCGTCGATCGCCTGTTGTCCACCTTTACCATAAGAGCAAAGGTGTTATTGGTACTTGTACCCTTGATCCTGATATTGGCGGCAGTTGGTGGGGTCGGCTTAAAAGCAACTGGCTTGCTTCAGTCTCGTCTTCGGCTTTCAAATGAGGTTCTTCAGACCTTGAGCGGGTTTCGAAGTGTCGCGGAAAGTATGAACCGCTTTTTGGCGCAAAGCTCAACGGAGTACCGAGATGAGGCGCTGACAAGTTTAAACGGGCAGAGCGCAACCATGCAGTCGCTCCAGGAAGCGGCGGCAGGTAGCGGGAGCGAAACTGGTGCGCTCGAAAACAGTGTATCGGCAATGTCCGTTATCTCGGGCAGCATCGGCCGCATGTGGTCTTTGCATAATGACGAGGAATCCGTTCGCAGCGACATTGTTTCCAACTTGTCGAAGATCAAGGAGGTCGGAGGCGCCCTTAAATTGGCTGCGGTTGATGTGCGCTCACAAGTACGCAATCAGGAGAACTCCGGGAAAACCATGCTCCGGGAGGCTACCCGCTCACTCGATACGGCATCAGTTATGCAACACATGGCGGAAGACTTGGTGAGCTTGCCGGACGGAGCGAAGCAGCCTCCGACTGTCGCCCAGCAAGGGCTTGTGATCAAAAAGTCGCTAAAAACAGTTAAGCGGGTAGTCTCGACTGCTGACGAGCAGGCCGTTACTAAAATTGAGAGGACTATCGCCAAGCTAATCGCCAACCCCGAATTTGTCGACCCTTCCACACGGCTTGCCGGCTCTGACCTACAGAGCTTTGCGACGAACCTGCGAGTGGATGCGATCCAGCACATGATTGAAGGAACAAATGCGATCCGGGCGTTGGATAAAGCGTTGACGGATTCCGAAATGCTTGTTGCGACGGCGACAACGATCGGCCAGGACGCCGATTCGATCGAAATCGAAATCAATAACCTGTTCCGTACAGCCAACGCAGAGAATCAGCAGCGCCTCGTTGAGCAACTTACAAAATTGGCGCGTGACACCGTGGCAGTTGGAGGCGTTGCCAGCTCGATATCTGGCTTCGATAAAATGCAGGAAGATCTATTCGCCCAGGTGGATTCTATCCAAGAGAACACAGAGAAGCTGGTCAAGATAGCGGAAGCCCGCCAAGCGCAATATTCTGAGGCGGACAAAACCGGCCAGGAGATCTGGAAAAACCTCGTAACCTTTGCAGCAACTCAGGAAAACGATGCTCGCAATGAAAGCAATCTTGCCCGCTTGCTGTCAACTATCGCCACAGTGTCCGGCGTCTTGGTAGCCTTGGCGGCTGGCGCCGGCCTGATGGCGACACTTCGCGCCCCGATCGAACGGATCGCGAAGCGCATGCAAGAGCTGGCAAAGGGCGATCTTCGATCGCAGATTGTCGGACGTGACCGGAGAGACGAAATAGGTGAAATGGCTCGCGCACTCGAGGTTTTCCGTGAAAATGCTGTCTCGAAGATGGACATCGAGACACGAACGGAAGCCGATAGGAAAACCGTTGAACAGGAGCGGATGGATCGTGAACGCGAACGCGCTCAGATGGAGGAGGAGGTCGCAACTGCCGTCACCATTCTAGGAGAGGCGTTATCTCGATTGGCGCGTGGCGACATCTCTCAAGAAATTGACCGCCAATTCCATCCCAATCTTGAGCCGCTGAGGCGCGATTTCAATCACTCGCTTTCGATCCTGAGAGAGACAGTGTCTCATATCGACGAGAATACCAATCAAATTCAATGGGGAACCAGCGAGCTTTTCAAAGCCTCAGATGATCTGTCGCGGCGAACTGAATTGCAAGCCGCCTCACTGGAGGAGGCTGCGGCCGCCGTCGAACAGGTGACGGTCACGGTCAGAAAATCATCCGAGAATGCCTATGAAACCCAGGCTTTCGTGTCCGTTGTTAAAGAACACGCCGAGGGTGCGGCAACCATTGTGACCGATGCGATCAACGCAATGGGCAGAATAGAAGACGCGTCCCACAAGATCGGCCAAATCATTGGTTTGATCGATACGATTGCGTTCCAGACAAATCTTTTGGCACTAAATGCTGGTGTCGAGGCGGCTCGTGCTGGAGATGCCGGAAAGGGTTTTGCAGTCGTAGCCCAGGAAGTGCGCGAACTTGCCCAGAAATCATCAGCTGCAGCCCGCGAGATTCGCCACCTGATTTCGGAATCCTCTTCGGAGGTGGCGATCGGCTCAGATTACGTGGGGAAAGCAGGTGAGGCGTTACACAACATAACGGCGTCGATCTTGAAGATTTCCGATCGGATTGATCAAATCGTCAATTCGAGCCGCGAGCAAGCGGCGTCCCTCGCCGAGATCAACAATAACGTCAATGTACTTGACCAGGGAACACAACAAAACGCTGCCATGGCCGAGCAGACAAATGCCGCGGCAAAGACTCTCTCGGATCAGACTAACGAACTCAGCGAGCGGCTCGCTTCATTCAAATTGACCGAAGATAAGTCGACGCGTCGGGTTAGGTTAGTGGCGTAA